The genomic window AGGTTTCCACTCTCCCGTCATCACGTCCATCTCAAGCGGGTACAGCGCGAAAGGAATGTTCTGCGCCCAGGCTCGTCTTGCGGCCTTGGCCTGATACATCGCCTGATCTGCCCGGTTCAATGCTCGTTCCAGGGTGTCGGTGGGCTCCACCTGAGTACACCCGAAGCTGACCCCGAATCCCAACGCCCCAGTGGGCCCTCTCAGCCCCTCGGACAACCGCTGGAGTTGGTGTTCGACTGTCCCGGCTTCCCCGGTGAGCAGCATGACGAACTCGTCACCACCACTCCGGCCCACCAGATCCGCGTCGTCCGCCACCTGGTGAAGCAGGGTGCTCAACGCCCTGAGGTGCGTGTCACCCGCCGCGTGGACTTGCTGGTCATTGATGGTCTTGAAGTCGTCGATGTCCAGCACCAGTAGCGTGCCCGCCCTGGAACGTGCAGACTCCGTCCACTCCATGAAAGCCTGCTGGAAACCGCGCCGGTTCAAGGTGGAGGTCAGCGGATCTGAGAACGCCAGCCCTGAGAGTTCCTCCTGTAGGTGCTGCATGTCGGCGCGGCGCCTATCGTCGTGCAGCAGCCAGAACGTGAGGGTGCCGCCCACCGAGAGCAGCAGCACGGACAGGTACATCAGGAGGTTGGGCAGGTTGAAGGCGAATGCCATTTCCGGGTGGGTGCCGGAGCCCAGGAGCAGGGTGCGGGGAACGGCAAGGGCGTGCACGACGATGATGACGCCCAGGTTCAGGGCGTACGCACTCCGGAGCGTGGACTGGCGACGCATCTCCAGGACGATCAACCGGAGGAAAGCCCAGGAGATGACCGCCAGGTAGCCGTTGACCAGCAGGGCACGGGCGGTGATGTTGTTCTCGTAGACGGTCAGCAGGTACAGGGCAGCCAGGATGAGCGGAACCGCTGTCCGGTGAATCAGGCGGACGCGGCGGTCGACCTGTACTCCCGCGAAGCGGTAGAAGGCGTGGACGACCAGTGCGGAGCCGGTCATGACACAGGCGTTGCCGAGCAGGATGGACAGCAGTTCGGTCTCGGGCGTTCTCAGGGCACCGATGAGCATGCCGAGCACCAGGAGAGTCTGGCCGGCGGCCCAGCCGCGCCAGCCGGGGTAGGACGGGCGCAGCCAGGCGAAGGCCAGGGTCAGCAGGGAAGTCAGCAGCACGGTCACGCCAACACTGGCGGCGAGGAAAGCGAGGGGCGCAGCGTTCAGGAGGTGGGGTGCCATGGCGGATCCTGGAGGTGAGTGCAGACCGAAAGGTGTCCTGATCGTCAGCTATATGAGAGAACAATAAAATTGTAGAGTGTTTCACTCTCATATCTGTGATGAATGTCACGCATCGTGATCGACGAACTCGAATTGCGTCTGGCGATGTTGCAGGCGAATGAGACCCAGGTCCGCGGTGAGTATCTGGCGCATCACGACGCCCTGACCGGTCTCCCGAACCGCTTCATGCTGCTGGACCGGGCGAAGCAGGCCCTCCTGCACGTTCAAAGACGTGGCACTCCGATCGGCATGCTGGTGCTCGACTTCGACGCGTTCAAGGCGGTGAACGATTCGCTCGGGCACGCGGTGGGGGACGAGCTCCTGACCGGCCAGAACGACGCGGTGTTGACCGTGGGCACCGGGTAGGCGTTCCCTGCCAAGCAGAGCGCGTCCCCCATGCTCATCGTGCTGGGCTCAGGCAACAGGAGCCTGTGCGCCGTGTGCGGCTGACCGAGGCAGTGGGCCAGGGCGGCCGAAGTGATAGCCCTGAAGGAATGTGCAGCCCAACTCGGTGAGGGCACGTGCCTGCACCAGTGTCTCGACGCCCTCAGCCACGGTCTTCAGACCAAAGGCGCGCGCCAGCGCGACGACAGCACGAACCAATTCAGCGGCCCGCAGGCCCTCCGGTCCGGGCTGCCCCACCTGCGCCATAAACGAACGGTCGATTTTCAGCACTTCCACCGGCAGTCCGGCCAGGGCGGAGAGACTGCTGTAGCCGGTCCCGAAATCATCCAGCGCCACCCGCACCCCCAGCGTGCGCAGATCCTGAAGTACATCCTGAGCACGGCGAGGGTCGAGCAGGCTGTTCTCAGTGACTTCCAGCAACAGACGGCCCGGGTCAAGGTTCTCTTCACACAGCACCCGCGCAACGTACTCCACGAAATGCGGCTGGGCGAACTCCAGCGGACTGACATTTACGGCGATGTGCCCGAGAGGGATTAGCGCGGCCGTCCGGACCGCTTCGCGCAGCACCCACTGCCCGATGGGGACGATCAGACCCGACACTTCGGCCAGCGGGATGAACTCAGCCGGGCTCACCAGGCCGTCCGGGCCTTCCCAGCGGATCAGGGCTTCGTAGCCCGCCACTACCCCTGTGACGGCATGAATGATCGGCTGGTAGTGCAGCCGGAATTCGCAGCGTTCCAGAGCATGGTGCAGTCCCGTCAGCAGCGTCATCTCCGCCGGGGTGCGACGGTCATGCTGCACATTAAAAAATGCGTGGCCGCCTCCCGCACGCTTGGCACGGTACATGGCGGTGTCCGCCTGGGTCAGCAGGGCTTCGCTCTGGTCCGCGTCGTCTGGAAAGATGGTCAGGCCGAGGCTCCAGTGCACGTAGATTTCCTGATCCTCGAGCAGAAA from Deinococcus malanensis includes these protein-coding regions:
- a CDS encoding GGDEF domain-containing protein, which encodes MAPHLLNAAPLAFLAASVGVTVLLTSLLTLAFAWLRPSYPGWRGWAAGQTLLVLGMLIGALRTPETELLSILLGNACVMTGSALVVHAFYRFAGVQVDRRVRLIHRTAVPLILAALYLLTVYENNITARALLVNGYLAVISWAFLRLIVLEMRRQSTLRSAYALNLGVIIVVHALAVPRTLLLGSGTHPEMAFAFNLPNLLMYLSVLLLSVGGTLTFWLLHDDRRRADMQHLQEELSGLAFSDPLTSTLNRRGFQQAFMEWTESARSRAGTLLVLDIDDFKTINDQQVHAAGDTHLRALSTLLHQVADDADLVGRSGGDEFVMLLTGEAGTVEHQLQRLSEGLRGPTGALGFGVSFGCTQVEPTDTLERALNRADQAMYQAKAARRAWAQNIPFALYPLEMDVMTGEWKP
- a CDS encoding diguanylate cyclase domain-containing protein, which gives rise to MSRIVIDELELRLAMLQANETQVRGEYLAHHDALTGLPNRFMLLDRAKQALLHVQRRGTPIGMLVLDFDAFKAVNDSLGHAVGDELLTGQNDAVLTVGTG
- a CDS encoding putative bifunctional diguanylate cyclase/phosphodiesterase, which gives rise to MTPAHEDARLAELHRFGILDTLPESQFDRIVALAARYLDMPVAAVTFVDKDRQWFKARIGMDATETPKSESICAIAIQQDHVMVIPDARKDPRVNGMNCVSVDQIVGFYAGAPLRTSDGYQLGTVCVMDSVPRSFTAEEEGVLEDFAALVMDELRLHDTVRQLGDLALLDSLTSLPNRANFRQRLTQAMRRATLNNSKVVLGLMDLDRFKLINDTLGHAAGDELLRLTAHRLSECLASSDTVARMGGDEFALIFTDVAEAASTERILTRIRQAFSAPFLLEDQEIYVHWSLGLTIFPDDADQSEALLTQADTAMYRAKRAGGGHAFFNVQHDRRTPAEMTLLTGLHHALERCEFRLHYQPIIHAVTGVVAGYEALIRWEGPDGLVSPAEFIPLAEVSGLIVPIGQWVLREAVRTAALIPLGHIAVNVSPLEFAQPHFVEYVARVLCEENLDPGRLLLEVTENSLLDPRRAQDVLQDLRTLGVRVALDDFGTGYSSLSALAGLPVEVLKIDRSFMAQVGQPGPEGLRAAELVRAVVALARAFGLKTVAEGVETLVQARALTELGCTFLQGYHFGRPGPLPRSAAHGAQAPVA